Part of the Natronobacterium gregoryi SP2 genome, GGAACGTTGCGCTTCGCTTGTCGTAGACGGCAGTATCCGCCGTGAACGTCGGACGAGACGTATCTTGGTCGTTTTTGAGACGTTCGACGCCGCTTTTGACGGATTCGACGGCTTGGCGAATCCCCTTCTGGACAAGATTTGCGGTCAGCTCCGTGTCCTCACGTAGCTGGTCGTAGAGGGCGCGTTCGGCCTTCGCTTTCGAAGTGACGTGGTAGCCGTCATCGCCGTGCCAGCACCACTCACTCGCGGTGTTGGCGCAGTATTTGAATTGCTCGACAGTCTCTCGAAGGTGCGTATCTGCGCCTTCGGGTGTGTCGAGCTTGATAACGGCGGTACGACGGTATTCCGCTGTGTTTTCACATATGCGCTTGTAGTTACTTAATGATTAGGAGTTGGCAGGCGACAATTTGGTGGCTGGTCAGTACCGTGTCGGCTTCCTCCCCACCCTACTCGCTTGTGCTTCCGCCGAGGCCGGAAGCCCGGCGCTCCTTGAGGGTGGGGCCTCCGCCTCGTATTCGGTGAAACGCTGTAAGGACGTTCCGGCACAGTCACTGAACGGATCGCGGTCGCGCCGAAACTGAGTTACAGCAGCCCGTCGGAGAACGTCACCGGTAATTTATTCACACAGACGAAAACTATAATTGATAGTGGTTTGTGATTGATTTCAATGGTGGAGGGAGCACTTTCGGCGAAAGTTACGTCGCTGGTCGGTGGATCGATTCTGTTCTTCGCGCTCATGCTGTACGTCGGAAGCCGGACCCAGCGGTGGGTCGACTCGGCGTCAGACTTTCTCGTCTCGGGACGGGAAATAAACGCCGTCGTCATCGCGTTCGGCCTGGCCGCGATCGGACTGGCCGGTTCCGTCGTCTCGGGTGTCCCGGAGTACGTCGTCGAGTTCGGGTTCGTCCCGGCGCTGTCGTACATGATCGGCTGGGTAATCGTCGTTAGCCTGTTCGGGCTCGTCCTCGGACCAGTAATCCGTCGAACAGGTGTCTATACGACGCCTGAGTGGATGGAACAGCGGTTCGATCGGAAGACTCGAGTCGTCACGGCGATCGGAAGCGTCCTGGCTGGAATTGCGATCACGGCATCGCAGTTCGTCGGGATCGGCGCGATCCTGGCCGCGATGACGGACGTTCCGTTTTGGCAGACGACCCTCGCGATCACAGTCGTCACGTTGATCTACATGTACCTGGGTGGACTCTGGGCCGTCACCGTCACCGACGTGTTGCAGATGGTGTTTGGGTTCGTGGCGTTTGCCCTCGTGGCCGGCTGGCTGGCCGTCACCTACGGTGGACCGACGTGGCTGCTAGAGACGACGCCGGCCGGGACGTTCTCGCTGACGGGGACCGACGCGGCTCCGATCGTCGGACTCGGGTTCGACAACATTCTCACGTGGACGCTCGCCTGGGTCGCCCTGGTCGTTGGCAACCAGTACTACTGGATTCGGATCGTCAGCGCACGGAGCGAACGGGACGCCACGCGTGGCCCCATTCTTGGCGGTCTCCTCGGGTTGGCGCTCGTCACCCTGCTTGCACTCCCAGGAGCGTACGCGTTCGGCGCGTTCGGTGATCCAGCGATCGCCGGTTACGATGTCCGGGGAATCATCGGCCTGTTCATCCTCGAACTGCCGATCGGGCTCGACGCCCTGTTGCTGGTCGCGCTCGTCGCCGCGGTAATGAGTACGGCATCCACGACGATCATCGGAACGACGACCGTCCTGATCCGAGACGTCTGGGAGCCCGTCAGAGGGACGGCCGCAGGCAGCGAGGACCTGGTCGTCCCAAGTCGAGCCTTTACTCTCGTTCTCGGCGTGCTCGCCTGGATTCTCGCGGCGGGCTGGGCCGAGAGCGCGCTGCTCTTGCTCGGTCTCGGCATGGCGTTCGTCGGTCCGCTTGCAGCAGTCATCCTTCTCGGCCTCTTCTGGCCTCGAACCACCGGAACAGGTGCCTTCGCCGGCGTTCTCGTCGGTATCGTCACTGTCGCCGCCTGGGAACCAACCCAGCTGAGCGAGTTCGCCCACGCGACTTACCCGGGCGTCCTCGCGCCAGCTATCGTCACGATCCTCGTCTCGCTGGTGACGTCGCCGCCGTACTACGGGTCCAGAAACTGGCGGCAGTCAGAGTCGAGCGCCACGGCTGGAACGGAGTCCGGCACGGACGCGGTCGGCGAAGTGCCAGACCCCGAGTTCCGCGCGACCGTCCGCGAACTCGCCAAACCCTGGACGCCGAGTACACGCTGGAACCGGGCGATCGAGACACGGGGACGGGAACGCGGTGGACTCGTCAGTCTGCTCGTCGGACGAGGTGAGGACGAATGACGGCCAGTAGCGACCAGATAGACGACGAGCGCGAAATCGACGTCGAACTCGAGGGCGACACCGAGCGCTCGCCCGAGCAGTTACTCGCAGACCTACTGCGCTTGGTCCGCGAGGGGCGGACCCGCATGGACGCGCTCGCGGACAGCCTCGAGTTGAGCGCGGTCGACACCGAACGGCTCGTCGCGGCTGCCGAAACGCAGGGTGACGTGATGCGGGCCGGGTACACGGGCGGTGACCTCTATACGATTCACCTGACCGAGCAGGGGGCCACAAAGCTACCGTCCCGTTCGATCCGTGAAGTACGACTTGCCCGCCACGACCTCGCCGAGCGCGACCTCGAGGTACTCCGGGCCGTCGACGCAGTCGGTCGTTGCACGGCGACGACCGTCCGAGAACACCTCGACAACGCGTTGTCCCCCATGGAGCTTATTCCGATCGTGACGCATCTCGTCCGGGAGGACTACCTCGAGGAGTCGGGCTGGTTCAGGCGGTACGTCGAACTGACTCCGGCGGGTGAGTCGGTGCTCGAGGCGATCGAGAACGAATCCTGAGCCGGCAATGCGTTTACGGCCACCGCGTTCCGATCCTGGCGTTTGTGTATCGTTCCGAGGCCACGTCGTAGCGATACCCGAATGGAGTGTCCGACGTGTGGTCACGAACTCGAGACCGAACGCGGCATGCGACAACACCACACCAAGGTTCACGACGAGCCGTTGCCGAATCGGACGTGTAAGGGCTGTGGCCGCGAGTTCTACGATCCGAAGTCGCGACGTTCCTACTGCGACTCCTGCAATCCGAACGCGGGAGAGCACAACGGGAACTGGAAAGGTGCGAAAGAGACGACGGACTGCAAGCTCTGTGGGTCGACGTTCTCGTACTATCCGTCCGACAAGGACGGCGTCTACTGTCCGTCCTGCGTCGAAGCGGCTGACGAATTTCTCGGCACGCCCTACTACGAATATCACGACATCGAACGGGTGAAACGAGTCTGCGAACAGTGTGGTAGAATCTCGACCGTTCTCAAATCCAAAGCCGAGCGCGATCCCGTTCGCTTTTGCAGTCAAAACTGCCTCAGGCTCTGGCTGACAGATCTGTGGGACAGTAACGGCAATCGATACAACGGTCGCTGGAGAACAGTGAGACGGAAATCCCTCGAGCGGGATAATCACACGTGCCAAGAGTGTGGAATCAGCCGCGACGAAATCGGGCACGAACCGGACGTCATCACATCAAACCGATACGTGAATTCGACGATCCTCAGCTTGCCCACACGCTCGATAACGTCGTCTGTCTCTGTCGAAGCTGCCACCGATACGCGGAACTCGATAGAATCGGTGGACTCTCTGCGACTGCGCAGGAGTAAACAATAACTCATAAACCGTTCTGCCGCTAACCAACGACTGCTGACTGCAGTCCCGTGGTGTAGTGGCCAATCATATGGGCCTTTGGAGCCCATGACGACGGTTCGAATCCGTCCGGGACTATGTCATATTCTTCACATTTTCCGTGTGAGTTGTTGTAGGGATAGAAGCAATAGCAAGGCACAATTTCCGACCTGCGGTCGAGGAAGACCCCAAAACATAATTTTAGTTATATGGTTCGTCTCGAAAATCTCCCCCGAACGACAGCGATCCAGCCAACCGAGCATTGAACCCGCCTCGAGATCAGACGCTCTGGACAGTGTTTTCGACTAACATACTCCTGTAATGGATTTAGCCAATTTCACGTCACTCGCTACCATACACCATTAATTACAGTGGGGGATGTAGGGCTCTTGCTAATCGGGTGATAATATGGGGACGATAGGCGGTCGAGGACGCCGTTCGAAGGTGACGGTGGAACAGTGGTTCGGGGCGGTGCTCCTCGTGGGACTGGTAGTACTGGTGCTCGATCTCGTTCGGCGGGTCGTCTTCGGCGACCTCCCGGTCGACACCCTCTCGGTCTTCGTGTGGCGGGGGCTGGTCGACGGGTTGCTCATCGCGCTCGCCGCCGTCGGGTTGTCGATGACCTACGCAATTCTCAAGTTTGCGAACTTCTCGCAGGGCGATCTCGTCACGACCGGCGCGTTCACGGGGTGGACTGCGGCGTACGTCGTCGCTGGGATCGGCGTGACCGACTTCGGTTCGACGATTCTGTTGAACGCCAACCGCGGAACCTCCGCCCGCGAACTCGACATGCACCTGTTCGGAGCACCGATCGCGATCCTCGTCGGCCTGGTCGTCGCGGCTCTCGCGACGATTCTCGTCGCCCTCGCGTTCGACCGAGTCGTCTACAGGCGCATGCGAACCGCCGGCGGAATCCCGCTGTTAATCGCGAGCATCGGCGTCGCGCTGGTGGTCCGATATCTCGTCGTGTTCTTCTACGGCGAACGCACGCGCGGCGTGACCAGGGGTTCGCCGACGATCGATCACTCACTGGTGTTCTGGACCGATTCGTTGCACGTCCACCAGGCCACGCTCGTCGTGGTCGGGCTCGGGCTGATGCTCGGCCTCCACGTGACGTTACAGTACACCAAACTCGGGACGGCAATGCGAGCGATGGCCGACAACCGGGACCTCGCGCTGGTCACCGGCATCCCGACCGAGCGAGTGATCCTGCTGACCTGGATCCTCGGCGCGGGACTGACCGGCGTCGCCGGCTACCTGATCGTCCTCGAGCAGGAGACGCTCAGCTTCAACACCGGCTGGTTCTTGCTGCTTTTGATCTTCTCGGCGGTCATCCTCGGCGGAATCGGATCGATCTACGGTGCAATCGCTGGCGGGTTGATCATCGGGCTGGCGACGAACGTGTCGCTGGTCTGGATTCCGGCCGACCTGACCGAGGTCGCCGCGTTCACGCTCATGATACTGATCCTCATATTCAGACCGTCCGGTCTCTTCGGTGGGGTGGAGACAGCATGACTCGCGACGAGGCCGCAGACGCAGTCGAAGACGACGACGCGCTCTCGAGAACCACTTTCGCCGGTGGACGCCGGGTCGAGGCAGACGGTGGGTCGTCTGCGGGAGGTCCCGACGACCAGCCTACTCC contains:
- a CDS encoding branched-chain amino acid ABC transporter permease, with the protein product MGTIGGRGRRSKVTVEQWFGAVLLVGLVVLVLDLVRRVVFGDLPVDTLSVFVWRGLVDGLLIALAAVGLSMTYAILKFANFSQGDLVTTGAFTGWTAAYVVAGIGVTDFGSTILLNANRGTSARELDMHLFGAPIAILVGLVVAALATILVALAFDRVVYRRMRTAGGIPLLIASIGVALVVRYLVVFFYGERTRGVTRGSPTIDHSLVFWTDSLHVHQATLVVVGLGLMLGLHVTLQYTKLGTAMRAMADNRDLALVTGIPTERVILLTWILGAGLTGVAGYLIVLEQETLSFNTGWFLLLLIFSAVILGGIGSIYGAIAGGLIIGLATNVSLVWIPADLTEVAAFTLMILILIFRPSGLFGGVETA
- a CDS encoding sodium:solute symporter family protein, whose translation is MVEGALSAKVTSLVGGSILFFALMLYVGSRTQRWVDSASDFLVSGREINAVVIAFGLAAIGLAGSVVSGVPEYVVEFGFVPALSYMIGWVIVVSLFGLVLGPVIRRTGVYTTPEWMEQRFDRKTRVVTAIGSVLAGIAITASQFVGIGAILAAMTDVPFWQTTLAITVVTLIYMYLGGLWAVTVTDVLQMVFGFVAFALVAGWLAVTYGGPTWLLETTPAGTFSLTGTDAAPIVGLGFDNILTWTLAWVALVVGNQYYWIRIVSARSERDATRGPILGGLLGLALVTLLALPGAYAFGAFGDPAIAGYDVRGIIGLFILELPIGLDALLLVALVAAVMSTASTTIIGTTTVLIRDVWEPVRGTAAGSEDLVVPSRAFTLVLGVLAWILAAGWAESALLLLGLGMAFVGPLAAVILLGLFWPRTTGTGAFAGVLVGIVTVAAWEPTQLSEFAHATYPGVLAPAIVTILVSLVTSPPYYGSRNWRQSESSATAGTESGTDAVGEVPDPEFRATVRELAKPWTPSTRWNRAIETRGRERGGLVSLLVGRGEDE